The following are encoded together in the Leuconostoc mesenteroides subsp. mesenteroides ATCC 8293 genome:
- a CDS encoding CamS family sex pheromone protein, giving the protein MKRIGFRGYIAIVVGILIIAVGILYFFNVNRVTLTTSKKTSGVQLTQSTPGQYQTVIKNGRYLVSAARGITSTSETNSLDVKNFESSLLDLAKTHFKTSSYIFQEGQYLSSSTVSSLLERKSSSNSDGLNPEDNGKTDSSRNPIYVQTLTEQDFMTKDGDDLKLAGMVIGVAMNTQDEYQKEQYGATYTQNISDADRIAYGKKIAPEIIKKVREQKGVDSDTPIVIAMYANSKTDSLAPGNFYAESTSSSGTDLKEWTSINQKSIVLPKESTDTSSLGSEANTSFANFKNDVSNFFPNIAGATAVANFKSGTLSSMKVTVTTQFYSQTEIESFATYVSQSALKYLPTNVPIRIIIKAANEMQAILIRNSGDKTFTTTILD; this is encoded by the coding sequence ATGAAGCGGATTGGTTTTCGTGGTTATATAGCGATTGTCGTTGGTATTTTGATTATCGCCGTTGGCATTTTATATTTTTTCAATGTGAATCGTGTCACACTAACAACAAGTAAAAAAACAAGTGGTGTCCAGTTGACTCAGAGCACACCAGGTCAGTACCAAACGGTGATCAAAAATGGTCGTTATTTGGTGAGTGCAGCTCGTGGTATTACGTCAACTTCTGAGACGAATAGTCTTGATGTGAAAAACTTTGAATCATCATTGCTTGATTTGGCTAAAACACATTTTAAGACGAGCAGTTATATTTTTCAAGAGGGACAATATTTGAGTTCGTCTACTGTTTCTTCATTACTTGAGCGTAAAAGTAGCAGTAATAGTGATGGATTAAATCCTGAAGATAATGGTAAGACAGATAGTTCACGTAATCCGATTTACGTTCAAACACTAACCGAACAAGATTTCATGACCAAAGATGGTGACGACCTTAAATTAGCTGGCATGGTTATCGGCGTAGCGATGAACACACAGGATGAATACCAAAAAGAACAATATGGTGCTACATATACACAAAATATTTCAGATGCTGATCGCATAGCTTATGGTAAAAAAATTGCACCAGAAATTATCAAAAAAGTTCGAGAACAAAAAGGGGTTGATTCAGATACGCCTATTGTGATTGCCATGTATGCCAATTCAAAAACAGATTCATTAGCGCCAGGTAACTTTTATGCAGAGTCTACAAGTAGTAGCGGAACTGACTTGAAAGAATGGACTAGCATTAATCAAAAGTCTATTGTTTTGCCTAAGGAATCAACTGATACATCAAGCTTGGGTTCAGAGGCTAACACATCTTTTGCTAACTTTAAAAATGATGTTTCAAATTTCTTTCCTAATATAGCTGGTGCTACGGCAGTTGCTAATTTTAAGTCAGGTACGCTTTCTAGTATGAAAGTTACAGTGACAACACAGTTCTACAGTCAAACTGAGATTGAAAGTTTTGCGACATATGTATCTCAATCGGCCTTAAAGTATTTACCAACGAATGTACCGATTCGAATAATTATTAAAGCTGCCAATGAAATGCAAGCAATTCTAATCCGTAATTCAGGTGACAAAACATTTACGACAACAATATTAGACTAA
- a CDS encoding kinase, giving the protein MTTLIIIRGNSGSGKTTLAHQLHRVLPDSLLISQDIVRREMLNVKDQVGNLSISLIEQLLEFGNQQEQFVILEGILKNSVYGPMIRKQIQYFSQVVTVYYQLSLNETVRRHCTKQVTDFTPNDLTRWYQRDDSLRVEGEMIFDESVSLMMAEKQILTKINKY; this is encoded by the coding sequence ATGACAACGCTAATTATTATACGTGGCAATTCTGGTAGCGGTAAAACAACATTAGCCCATCAATTACATCGTGTTTTACCAGATAGCCTACTCATATCTCAAGATATTGTTCGTCGGGAGATGCTCAATGTTAAGGATCAGGTGGGTAACTTATCGATATCGCTAATCGAACAGTTACTTGAGTTTGGTAATCAACAAGAACAGTTTGTGATACTAGAGGGCATTTTGAAAAATAGTGTTTATGGTCCAATGATACGTAAGCAAATCCAATATTTTAGTCAAGTGGTTACTGTTTATTACCAATTATCCTTGAACGAGACAGTTCGGCGCCATTGCACTAAGCAAGTCACTGACTTTACTCCTAATGATTTAACTCGTTGGTATCAAAGGGATGACTCACTTCGCGTAGAAGGTGAAATGATTTTTGATGAGTCTGTGAGTTTGATGATGGCGGAAAAACAAATACTTACTAAAATAAATAAATATTGA
- a CDS encoding glycoside hydrolase family 73 protein: MAKKKRRRSKKGLQKQRLRMLCGLLVALVILAAITSNTAIYERPQNNQINTNSEEAKKVAWINELAPYARELQEKYGVLASISIAQAILESDWHTSTLSTKYNNLYGIKADAGQKSAVLPTQEYVNGEWITIQGRFAAYDSWQESMKAHAKLLHDGTSWNAKQYQHVLDADDYASAAKALTQDGYATDPNYAKKLITIIQTWHLERFDATKK; encoded by the coding sequence ATGGCGAAAAAAAAGCGAAGAAGATCAAAAAAAGGATTACAAAAACAGCGATTGCGTATGTTGTGTGGCTTGTTAGTTGCATTAGTTATTTTAGCCGCCATCACATCCAACACTGCGATTTATGAAAGACCTCAAAACAATCAGATCAATACAAACAGTGAAGAAGCAAAGAAGGTGGCTTGGATTAATGAGCTAGCGCCATATGCTCGTGAACTGCAAGAAAAATATGGGGTCCTGGCATCAATTAGCATTGCGCAAGCTATCTTAGAGTCTGACTGGCACACAAGTACGTTGTCAACAAAGTATAATAATCTATATGGCATTAAAGCGGATGCAGGACAAAAAAGTGCTGTATTACCAACGCAAGAGTATGTTAATGGTGAATGGATCACCATTCAAGGACGTTTTGCGGCTTATGATAGTTGGCAAGAAAGTATGAAAGCACATGCAAAACTATTGCATGATGGTACGAGTTGGAATGCAAAACAATATCAACACGTCTTGGATGCAGATGATTACGCTTCGGCTGCCAAAGCATTAACACAGGATGGTTACGCGACGGATCCTAATTACGCTAAAAAGTTAATTACAATTATTCAAACTTGGCATTTGGAAAGATTTGATGCAACAAAAAAGTAG
- a CDS encoding GNAT family N-acetyltransferase — MKLRPLEKRDLPYIYEQENSRKVMALWFEEPYTSFDELQILYDRHILDQTERRFVVEENDRFIGVVELMDIDTLHRHTEIQIIIHSEFQGHGYAQAAMRAGIEYAFTVLNMHKVYLYVDVNNSAAIHIYKKIGFIPEGTLRQHFFAEGEYHDSLMMGIFPHEFTF; from the coding sequence ATGAAATTAAGACCACTTGAAAAAAGAGATCTCCCTTATATTTACGAACAAGAAAATTCACGTAAAGTGATGGCATTATGGTTTGAAGAGCCCTATACATCTTTTGATGAATTACAAATTCTTTACGATCGTCATATTTTAGATCAAACTGAACGTCGTTTTGTTGTGGAAGAGAACGATCGTTTTATCGGTGTTGTTGAATTAATGGATATCGATACGCTACACAGACACACAGAAATTCAAATCATTATCCATTCAGAGTTCCAAGGTCATGGTTACGCACAGGCTGCTATGAGAGCAGGAATAGAGTATGCCTTCACAGTACTGAATATGCATAAAGTTTACTTGTATGTTGATGTGAATAATTCGGCAGCTATTCACATTTATAAAAAAATTGGTTTCATTCCTGAAGGTACTCTCCGTCAACATTTTTTTGCTGAAGGAGAATACCATGACAGTTTAATGATGGGTATTTTCCCGCATGAATTTACATTTTAA
- the cydC gene encoding thiol reductant ABC exporter subunit CydC produces MKRLKKLLSQDRWILPSLRQQKSGLFWSIFLNFMITFAAGALMFVSGFLISRSAQHPSNILIIYVPIVLTRAFGIARPVFRYAQRLVSHNWVLRVVSKTRKRLYESAASTASSIRGQLQTGEVLSLLADDLDRLQNLYLRTLFPLGSGMVLYLFLTIAIGTINWLFMLWWFVMLAVILVIVPLLSLAVNYKGVQQQKKLQQSLYIDATDAILGLQDWVLSGRQEDLVQNQGETMSRLAHVKNQSMKFGWWRDFVIQVLVLILTITTLMWATNQFSDSSSTVNYIAAFTLAIFPLIDSFIAVNQGVSESSFYEDSIVRLNDLPEPTLLQETRHTTNSAVINFNQVTFKYGDKTIVDNLSFEVQPKEKIALLGRSGAGKTTLLKLLAGDIQSSLGEVTIDETPVQNLQGSMSSLVAVLDQQAYLFDTTIMNNVRMGNIHATDEQVQKVIEQAGLQPLINSLTNGYYTQMQEAGTRFSGGERQRFALARIMLQDAPIVVLDEPTVSLDPKTEYEVLSQIFSVLKDRTIIWVTHHLTGIENVDKVYFLENGKFTLSGSPAELHQTSARFKQLLLMDQY; encoded by the coding sequence ATGAAGCGATTGAAAAAATTATTATCACAAGATAGATGGATTCTTCCGTCCTTACGTCAACAAAAATCTGGCCTTTTTTGGTCGATATTTTTGAATTTTATGATTACTTTTGCCGCTGGTGCATTAATGTTTGTATCCGGATTTCTAATTTCTCGTTCTGCGCAACATCCTTCTAATATTCTCATTATTTACGTTCCAATTGTGCTGACACGTGCATTTGGCATTGCGCGTCCAGTTTTTCGTTATGCACAGCGTTTGGTGTCACACAATTGGGTATTACGTGTCGTTTCGAAAACACGTAAGCGTTTATACGAAAGTGCGGCCAGCACGGCTAGCAGTATTCGAGGACAACTGCAAACAGGTGAAGTGCTTAGTTTACTTGCTGACGATTTAGACCGTTTACAAAATCTCTACCTTAGAACGCTTTTTCCATTAGGTTCAGGTATGGTATTGTACCTTTTTCTCACAATAGCAATTGGCACAATTAATTGGTTATTCATGTTGTGGTGGTTTGTTATGTTGGCTGTTATCTTGGTTATTGTGCCATTATTGAGTTTGGCAGTGAACTATAAAGGTGTGCAACAACAAAAGAAATTACAGCAGAGTCTTTATATAGATGCAACCGATGCTATTTTAGGTTTGCAAGATTGGGTGCTATCAGGACGACAAGAAGATTTAGTACAAAATCAAGGCGAAACAATGTCAAGATTAGCTCATGTTAAGAACCAAAGTATGAAATTTGGCTGGTGGCGTGATTTTGTCATTCAAGTTTTAGTATTGATATTGACTATAACAACCTTAATGTGGGCAACCAATCAGTTTTCTGATAGTTCAAGTACAGTTAATTATATTGCGGCTTTCACACTTGCAATATTTCCTCTAATTGATAGCTTTATTGCTGTGAATCAAGGTGTAAGTGAATCCTCATTCTACGAAGATAGCATTGTGCGGTTAAATGATTTACCAGAACCAACCTTGCTACAGGAGACTAGACACACAACTAACTCAGCAGTAATTAATTTTAATCAAGTCACATTTAAGTATGGGGACAAAACAATTGTTGATAATTTGTCATTTGAAGTTCAGCCTAAAGAAAAAATTGCGTTACTTGGTCGTTCAGGCGCAGGAAAAACAACTTTATTAAAGCTTTTGGCAGGTGATATCCAATCATCTTTGGGTGAAGTGACAATCGATGAAACGCCAGTCCAGAACTTACAAGGGAGTATGTCTAGTTTGGTGGCTGTGTTGGATCAACAGGCGTATTTATTTGATACAACGATTATGAACAACGTGCGTATGGGAAATATTCATGCCACTGATGAGCAAGTTCAAAAAGTAATTGAGCAAGCTGGGTTACAGCCATTAATCAATTCCTTAACCAACGGATACTATACACAAATGCAGGAAGCAGGAACACGCTTTTCTGGTGGAGAACGGCAAAGATTTGCCTTAGCACGAATCATGCTGCAAGATGCGCCAATTGTGGTGCTAGATGAACCAACAGTATCACTAGATCCCAAAACAGAGTACGAGGTTTTATCCCAAATATTTTCAGTTCTCAAAGATCGAACGATTATTTGGGTCACACATCATTTGACAGGAATCGAAAATGTTGATAAAGTTTACTTTTTAGAGAATGGAAAATTCACGTTGAGCGGTTCACCAGCTGAATTGCATCAAACTTCAGCAAGATTTAAACAATTATTACTCATGGATCAATATTAA
- a CDS encoding MucBP domain-containing protein produces MANTSPVWVYYKNIATGDELHEPTRLDGEAGAPYEIAILDIVNYQYIDTSGSLTGLFGSLPQSLELYYRPQEWQAVHRINMFIETVTSVQVFLEPDNLSNVTTNLNPNTFWATQLRAISGNGQFWYQIGDYHWIRYDATQMKLSDTAPEVENINYFNDAEKSKSNQPNAVVNFLPDQSIEVYAEPYGLPIGSVSDSDFVAITEEIHDDNNIVWYKIATKGWINSIYINKL; encoded by the coding sequence ATGGCAAATACATCGCCCGTATGGGTTTATTATAAAAATATAGCAACTGGTGATGAGTTACACGAACCAACAAGATTAGATGGCGAAGCAGGCGCACCTTACGAAATCGCAATTTTAGATATCGTCAATTATCAGTATATCGATACTTCAGGATCTTTGACGGGATTGTTTGGTAGCCTACCTCAGTCATTAGAGCTTTATTATCGGCCACAAGAATGGCAAGCTGTACACCGTATTAACATGTTTATCGAAACAGTAACCAGTGTACAAGTTTTTCTAGAGCCAGATAATTTATCAAACGTTACGACAAACTTAAACCCAAATACTTTTTGGGCAACTCAATTACGCGCTATTTCTGGTAATGGTCAATTTTGGTATCAAATTGGTGACTATCATTGGATTCGTTATGATGCTACCCAAATGAAATTGTCAGACACAGCTCCAGAAGTTGAAAATATTAACTATTTTAATGATGCAGAAAAAAGTAAAAGTAATCAGCCTAACGCGGTTGTTAATTTCCTTCCCGATCAATCTATAGAAGTCTATGCTGAACCTTATGGGTTGCCAATCGGTAGTGTTTCCGATAGTGATTTTGTGGCAATAACGGAAGAAATTCACGATGATAATAACATTGTTTGGTATAAAATAGCTACTAAAGGATGGATTAACAGTATTTATATTAACAAGCTATAA
- the pcrA gene encoding DNA helicase PcrA: MPIETLIQGMNDKQSEAVQTTEGPLLIMAGAGSGKTRVLTHRIAHLVQDKNVYPWRILAITFTNKAAREMRERIAQLVDPEIAREIWVSTFHAMAVRILRRDGERIGLARNFTIIDTSAQRTLMKRVINDLNLDTNQYDPRTILGTVSNAKNDMLTAKAYAKQAGNVYEETVAEVYAAYQAELRRAQSVDFDDLIMSTIDLFKQAPDVLERYQNQFEYLHVDEYQDTNDAQYTIVNLLAKRSRNLAVVGDADQSIYGWRGANMNNILNFEKDYPDAHTVLLEQNYRSTQNILDAANAVINNNNERIDKSLWTENGKGDKITYYRAQTERDEANFVLANIQKSRQEKNAAYSDFAVLYRTNAQSRGIEEALVKANMPYTMVGGHKFYERKEILDIMSYMNLMTNPADNAAFERVVNEPKRGIGATSINRLRDFANRMNLSYMGAIENIELAPEITAKAASKLIQFAEMMHNLRQQTEFLTVTELAELAMTKSGYRQKLAEKNDPESQGRLENLEEFLSVTKEFDSKYNPDDPESVDPMTDFLSSTALMSDLDDFEEGDGAVTLMTLHAAKGLEFPVVFLVGMEEGIFPLSRAMMDDDQLEEERRLAYVGITRAMKKLYLTNAFSRLLYGRTQANEPSRFIDEISSDLLDTQYGGTSSSSSDRAFPFDKKMQRATATTYKAASPVTKMTSGTTGADSTVWQPGDKVSHKKWGIGTIVSVSGSAQDQELKVAFPSEGVKQLLAAFAPIKRAE; the protein is encoded by the coding sequence ATGCCAATTGAAACCCTAATTCAAGGAATGAATGATAAACAGTCAGAGGCTGTTCAAACCACTGAAGGACCATTATTGATTATGGCTGGCGCTGGTTCTGGTAAGACTCGCGTTTTGACACATCGTATTGCCCATTTGGTGCAAGATAAAAATGTATACCCATGGCGTATTTTGGCAATTACATTTACCAACAAGGCTGCTCGTGAAATGCGTGAACGTATTGCACAACTAGTTGATCCAGAAATTGCAAGAGAAATTTGGGTCTCAACATTTCACGCTATGGCCGTGCGAATTTTACGTCGAGATGGTGAGAGAATTGGCCTAGCACGTAATTTTACAATTATCGATACAAGCGCCCAACGCACGTTAATGAAGCGGGTTATTAACGATCTGAACTTAGATACTAATCAATATGACCCACGCACAATTTTAGGCACAGTTTCCAATGCTAAGAATGATATGTTGACAGCTAAGGCTTATGCTAAGCAGGCTGGTAATGTATATGAGGAAACTGTCGCTGAAGTGTATGCCGCATATCAAGCAGAGCTACGTCGCGCTCAGAGCGTTGATTTTGATGACCTAATTATGTCTACGATTGATCTATTCAAACAAGCGCCAGACGTTCTGGAACGATACCAAAATCAGTTTGAATACCTGCATGTTGACGAATATCAAGATACCAATGATGCGCAATATACGATTGTTAACTTACTAGCGAAACGTTCACGTAATTTAGCTGTTGTAGGTGATGCAGATCAGTCTATTTATGGTTGGCGTGGTGCTAACATGAATAATATTTTAAACTTCGAAAAAGACTATCCAGACGCTCACACAGTTTTGCTTGAACAAAACTATCGTTCAACCCAAAATATTTTAGATGCAGCGAATGCAGTTATCAATAATAATAATGAGCGCATCGACAAAAGCCTTTGGACTGAAAATGGCAAAGGCGATAAGATTACTTATTATCGCGCGCAAACAGAACGTGACGAAGCTAACTTTGTCTTGGCCAACATTCAAAAATCACGCCAAGAGAAGAATGCAGCATACAGTGATTTTGCAGTATTATATCGTACGAACGCGCAGTCACGTGGTATTGAAGAAGCACTTGTGAAAGCTAATATGCCATACACCATGGTTGGTGGACATAAGTTCTATGAGCGTAAAGAAATTCTTGATATCATGTCATACATGAATCTGATGACAAATCCTGCTGATAATGCGGCGTTTGAACGAGTAGTTAATGAACCTAAACGTGGTATTGGTGCAACATCGATTAATCGGTTACGGGATTTTGCCAATCGAATGAATTTGTCTTATATGGGCGCAATTGAAAATATTGAATTAGCACCAGAAATTACAGCTAAGGCAGCTTCAAAATTAATTCAGTTTGCTGAAATGATGCACAATTTGCGTCAACAGACTGAGTTTTTAACTGTGACCGAACTTGCTGAATTAGCGATGACAAAATCTGGCTATCGTCAAAAGCTAGCCGAAAAAAATGATCCTGAAAGTCAAGGTCGTCTAGAAAACTTGGAAGAATTTTTGTCAGTTACAAAGGAATTCGACTCAAAATACAATCCAGACGATCCCGAATCCGTTGATCCGATGACTGATTTTTTGAGTTCAACTGCACTAATGAGTGATTTGGATGATTTTGAAGAAGGTGACGGGGCAGTTACCTTAATGACTTTACACGCAGCTAAAGGATTGGAGTTTCCTGTTGTCTTTTTAGTTGGTATGGAGGAAGGTATTTTTCCTTTGTCACGGGCTATGATGGATGATGACCAACTGGAAGAAGAACGTCGTTTGGCCTATGTTGGTATTACACGAGCGATGAAAAAATTATATCTAACTAATGCTTTTTCACGCTTATTGTATGGTCGTACGCAAGCAAATGAACCTTCAAGATTTATTGATGAAATTTCAAGCGATTTATTGGATACACAATATGGTGGTACCTCTTCTTCGTCAAGTGATCGAGCTTTTCCATTTGATAAGAAAATGCAACGAGCAACAGCCACAACTTATAAGGCGGCCAGCCCAGTAACCAAAATGACTTCAGGAACAACCGGTGCTGATAGTACGGTTTGGCAGCCTGGTGATAAGGTGTCTCATAAAAAATGGGGAATTGGTACGATTGTTTCTGTGTCGGGATCTGCACAAGATCAAGAATTAAAAGTTGCTTTCCCATCAGAAGGGGTAAAGCAGCTATTAGCCGCTTTTGCACCAATTAAACGAGCAGAATGA
- the ligA gene encoding NAD-dependent DNA ligase LigA, whose amino-acid sequence MLPDFTPIEKLTTQDAQQETARLQKQLVQYGTAYYEDDAPLVEDYIYDALYARLVALEEKFPQYVIPDSPTQNVGSADTKSELQKVVHPAPMLSLGDVFSLDELNDWDARTTKSLGNQAPYNLELKIDGLAVALTYVDGQLVQASTRGNGIVGEDVTANVKTIKAIPKKLTEPLTIEVRGEIYMPKASFAALNKQREADGLEPFANPRNAAAGSLRQLNVKITKSRNLAAFVYYTAEPEMLGVTTQSGALERFAELGLPTDTHNRVINKMADIADYIDEYTSERESLSYGIDGVVVKVNQLDLQFDLGNTVKIPRWAIAYKFPPEEALTIVCDIEWTVGRTGAVTPTAVMDPVLLAGTTVQRASLHNPDYLREKDIQIGDTVTLHKAGDIIPEIGQVILEKRPTDSETYQVPTICPACESNLVHIEGEVALRCINPFCSAQIQEGLTHFASRNAMNIDGMGPRVVGQLLKAGYIKDVASIYRITVEQLLTLDKFQEKSAVKLIDAINSSKENSLERLLFGLGIRMVGAKAARLIAEKFRTLSAVSEASVEDIANINGIGHTIAQSIVQYFSTPESKQLLVELASSGVNQSYLSDTVIDENSFFYGKKVVLTGKLEQSSRPAATKWLQDHGANVAGSVSVKTDLVIAGEAAGSKLDKASQLGVTVWTEQQFVDEQVKEDGK is encoded by the coding sequence ATGTTACCAGATTTTACGCCAATTGAAAAATTAACAACACAAGACGCGCAACAAGAAACCGCGCGATTACAAAAGCAGCTTGTGCAATATGGCACGGCTTATTATGAAGATGACGCGCCACTAGTTGAGGACTACATTTACGATGCATTATATGCGCGGTTAGTTGCGTTAGAAGAAAAATTTCCACAATATGTGATTCCAGATTCACCAACACAGAATGTTGGTAGCGCAGATACAAAGTCTGAATTACAAAAAGTGGTACATCCTGCCCCAATGCTGTCGTTAGGGGATGTATTTAGCTTAGACGAACTTAACGACTGGGATGCAAGAACAACCAAGTCGCTTGGAAACCAAGCACCTTATAATTTAGAGTTAAAAATTGATGGCTTAGCAGTTGCATTGACCTACGTTGACGGGCAACTAGTACAAGCTTCTACGCGTGGAAATGGTATCGTTGGTGAAGATGTTACAGCGAATGTGAAAACAATTAAAGCAATACCAAAAAAACTGACTGAACCATTAACCATTGAGGTACGTGGCGAAATTTATATGCCAAAAGCTAGTTTTGCTGCTCTAAATAAGCAGCGAGAGGCTGATGGTTTAGAACCTTTTGCTAATCCTCGTAATGCTGCAGCCGGTTCCTTACGTCAATTGAACGTTAAAATTACTAAGTCACGAAACCTAGCGGCTTTTGTATACTATACGGCTGAACCTGAAATGCTAGGAGTGACAACTCAAAGTGGTGCGTTAGAACGATTTGCAGAATTAGGTTTGCCAACAGACACACACAATCGTGTCATCAATAAAATGGCCGATATTGCTGACTATATTGATGAGTATACTTCGGAGCGCGAAAGCTTGTCTTATGGTATTGATGGTGTTGTTGTTAAAGTGAATCAACTAGATTTACAGTTTGATTTAGGGAATACAGTTAAAATCCCACGTTGGGCTATCGCTTATAAATTTCCTCCGGAAGAAGCTTTGACAATCGTTTGTGACATTGAATGGACTGTTGGACGAACTGGGGCGGTAACACCTACTGCAGTTATGGACCCCGTTTTGCTAGCGGGTACAACTGTGCAACGTGCTAGTTTGCATAATCCTGATTATTTAAGGGAAAAGGATATTCAAATTGGTGATACGGTTACGCTACACAAAGCGGGTGATATCATTCCAGAAATCGGGCAAGTCATTTTAGAAAAACGTCCGACAGATAGTGAAACTTATCAGGTTCCGACAATATGTCCTGCCTGTGAATCAAATTTAGTTCACATTGAAGGTGAAGTAGCACTCCGCTGTATTAATCCATTCTGTTCAGCTCAAATTCAAGAAGGACTAACACATTTTGCGTCAAGAAATGCAATGAATATTGATGGCATGGGACCAAGAGTTGTCGGTCAACTACTAAAGGCAGGCTATATTAAAGATGTGGCGTCCATTTACCGCATAACGGTTGAACAATTACTAACTTTAGACAAGTTCCAAGAGAAATCAGCTGTGAAGTTAATTGATGCAATTAACAGTTCAAAGGAAAATTCTCTTGAACGCTTATTATTTGGCTTAGGGATTCGCATGGTTGGTGCAAAAGCGGCTCGACTGATAGCAGAAAAGTTCAGGACCTTATCAGCTGTTTCAGAAGCCTCTGTTGAAGACATCGCAAATATTAATGGTATTGGTCACACGATTGCCCAGTCAATTGTTCAATACTTTAGTACGCCAGAATCTAAGCAACTACTTGTCGAACTAGCTTCTTCCGGTGTTAACCAATCATATTTATCTGATACAGTGATTGACGAAAATTCATTTTTCTATGGCAAAAAGGTAGTCTTAACTGGTAAACTAGAACAGAGTAGTCGACCTGCTGCAACAAAATGGTTGCAAGATCATGGGGCTAACGTCGCCGGATCAGTGTCAGTGAAAACAGACTTAGTTATTGCAGGAGAAGCTGCAGGTAGCAAACTTGATAAAGCTAGTCAATTAGGTGTTACAGTTTGGACCGAACAACAGTTTGTTGATGAACAAGTAAAAGAGGACGGAAAATAA